From Kiritimatiellia bacterium, a single genomic window includes:
- a CDS encoding AraC family transcriptional regulator, whose product MDENQQARLHRALEFMERHLGSRIGAREIANAACYSERHFLRLFRQIFGESLYEHLQRARMNRAATLLCFDSLSVSEIAATVGYDNHSAFSRAFFKQFHKSPREFRERTREKMIRRPPPFSVREVHMPAVRIAFLRHTGHPADSLPTWIRLLTWAWRQGLLQNPSVYPISIYFDPTDCPSHLNRCDVAITLPHDFTFRRGPVAIREIPDGLILAHDFRGTISGLEKRWDFYVEQWLPRSPWRPRADYSFDMFDRACLSPAFVASISIKRSTLLSTTLCIPVKRQPQDKAVCE is encoded by the coding sequence ATGGATGAAAACCAACAGGCCCGATTGCATCGCGCGCTGGAATTCATGGAGCGTCACCTCGGCAGTCGTATCGGAGCTCGCGAGATTGCAAATGCGGCCTGCTATAGCGAACGTCACTTTTTGCGCCTTTTTCGACAGATATTTGGCGAATCCCTCTATGAGCACCTTCAACGCGCGCGCATGAATCGAGCGGCGACGCTCCTTTGCTTTGACTCGCTGTCCGTTTCAGAAATCGCGGCCACCGTCGGTTATGACAACCATAGCGCCTTCAGCCGCGCGTTCTTCAAACAATTTCACAAATCGCCCCGAGAATTCCGCGAGCGCACGAGGGAAAAGATGATCCGACGTCCTCCACCGTTCTCCGTTCGCGAAGTTCACATGCCTGCCGTCCGGATTGCATTTCTGCGGCACACCGGGCATCCGGCTGATTCTCTCCCGACCTGGATTCGACTTTTGACGTGGGCCTGGCGACAAGGTCTGCTGCAAAACCCGTCCGTATATCCGATTTCGATATATTTCGACCCCACCGACTGTCCGTCGCATCTAAACCGATGCGATGTTGCGATCACCTTGCCTCATGATTTTACCTTTCGACGGGGACCCGTCGCGATTCGCGAGATCCCCGATGGATTGATTTTGGCCCACGACTTTCGCGGCACCATCAGCGGATTGGAGAAACGCTGGGATTTCTATGTCGAGCAATGGCTGCCTCGATCGCCCTGGCGCCCTCGCGCCGATTATTCGTTCGATATGTTTGATCGCGCATGTTTATCTCCGGCCTTCGTGGCGTCTATCTCCATCAAGCGTTCAACCCTGCTGTCTACAACCCTCTGCATACCTGTAAAACGTCAACCCCAGGATAAGGCAGTTTGCGAATAA